TACTCGGCTTTCGTCTTCACGAAGTCCGACCGCGAGGGATTGTCGATCCAGATGCGCGATTTGAGACCGACCGACGAATCGCCGAGCTCGGTCAGTCGAACGGACGGCGCGGGGTCGTCGAGGATGTCCTCGTGCTTTTCGGCTTCCTCGATGATGATGTCGGTCGCTTTGTCGATGTCGTCGTCGTAGCCGATGCCGAACAGGAACTGCAGCCGAAGCTGATCCTTCGCGACGGGGTTTTTGATGACCCCGCTGGTGAGGTTGGAGTTCGGAACCGTCAGCAGTTCGTTGTCGAAGGTTCGGACACGAGTGACACGAAGGCTGATGTCCTCGACGACGCCGGAGTTGCCGTCCCACTCGATCCAGTCGCCGAGACGGAACGGTTTGTCCGTGTAGATGAACACGCCAGCGACGAAGTTGGCGATGACGTCCTGCATGGCGAACCCGATCGCCAACGTGGCGGCGGCGGCGATGGTCGCCAGCGACGTGAGGAAGTTGCCGTACCCGGCCACGCCGAAGGCGACTGCGATCGCCGCGAAGACGATCAGGATCGATGTCACCTTGCGGATCGGCGTCCGGGCGTGTTCGTCGAGTCCGCGCCGTTTGAGCACGCGACTGACCAGCGGGAGGACGATCGCTTTCCCGGCGAGATACAACACGAAGAAGGCGATGACGAACGTGATCGCCGAGCCCAGTGGGTTCGCGATTCCCACGTCCAGGCCGGCGTCGACGAGTGCGTCGGCGACGGGGCCGTTGGTGACC
The Halapricum salinum genome window above contains:
- a CDS encoding mechanosensitive ion channel family protein, which translates into the protein MIPLQVTNGPVADALVDAGLDVGIANPLGSAITFVIAFFVLYLAGKAIVLPLVSRVLKRRGLDEHARTPIRKVTSILIVFAAIAVAFGVAGYGNFLTSLATIAAAATLAIGFAMQDVIANFVAGVFIYTDKPFRLGDWIEWDGNSGVVEDISLRVTRVRTFDNELLTVPNSNLTSGVIKNPVAKDQLRLQFLFGIGYDDDIDKATDIIIEEAEKHEDILDDPAPSVRLTELGDSSVGLKSRIWIDNPSRSDFVKTKAEYVKSVKERFDAEDINIPYPNRTIGGSLDIEGYEAVAQADD